The nucleotide window cgcacgaaactaacgcgttaagttacaaatttcaggaaaaaagtaattagagtagtctaacgcgttactttgtaacgcgttacccacaacactggatgttaaatcaaataaaaatatgctgaaaatatttggagaaatttagaaaCCTATTATATAAGATGCTCACCAattgatgctctgcagtgaatgaaggatcacaataattcacaagtaatccaaatgactccagtccaccaattaacatcttgtaaagtgaaaagctacatgtttgtaacaaattcatcaagacagttttaacttcaaactgtcacTTCCAGGTAAAATATGATtattctatccataatattgtatTTCAAGTGAAAAGTAATCTCTTCTGAATCAATATCGGAAaaacaacaggggatggactttttcactggaggaagtgttatttaAAGACTGAACATTTTGGACAGAAGTGAAAGTTTAaagtgatggatttttttttcatagaaacatgcatcttttcactttacaagGCATTAATTGtttgactggagtggtgtggatttctgtgaagtttttatcagcagtttggactctcattctgacggcacccattcactgcagaggatccattggtgagcaagtgatgtgatgctacattactcaaaatctgttctgatgatttCATTCATTTGACATTTACAATCTTGGATGGCTtaatggtgagtaaatgtttttaaaattttcctttttgggggaactattccTTAAGTGTTTAATTCATTCTAGCTGACATAATGTACAGCGGCACTATTGACTGCTGGAGGAAGATTGCACGTGATGAGGGTGGAAAGGCCTTCTTCAAGGGCGCCTGGTCCAATGTGCTCAGGAGTATGGGCGGAGCCATTGTCCTGGTTCTGTATGACGAGCTCAAGAAGATTATGTGACACTataaaaaattcattatttaaaggAAAAATTGTGAATTATGTGAAAGGACTCTCACTTTACTTGTGAAGCCTGACTAGTGTTGCACTAATAGTTATATAAAAGataatacagtatatgtgtatatgtttagaatgtttttttcttttcttttcttaaatgtTTCTTCTCTTCCCTAGCTTACATTATTGCACATGCAATGAATGGACTTGATGTAATACAGATGcattcttttgttgttgttgttcagtcTTAATTTGATTTACAATACCAGAAGCTgaggaatatttatattttaatggtaCTGTAGTTCATTTTATTTCCAAACCTAAGCTAAAATGCTATTTAATTTCAGACACAAATCTTGGTTATATGATATAACAGTGCAATATATTATtcattccattattattattattattattattattattattattattattattattattattattattattattattattaaagaacaaCTGGAATCCATTTTCCATATGtgttacttttttaattactGGTCCCTATCAAACATATCATTGCTTTTTCATATTCTGAGCTGTCACATCTGGACATTCAAGAGTGTGCCcattgtttatgttttatttataattttgtttattatttgacttttttttgtgatttgtcaaaaggaaagaaataaataaaactgaaataaaagtctGATTAAAGATTTGTACTAATACATTGGAGACAACtttctgaattaaacatgcaacataCTTATGTTGTATAAGCAATGCAGCATATAACAGTTTGAAAGGAtgcatgcttaaaaaaatattatatataatttgtagtaAGAAATTCAGTTTAAGTAGTATAATGCTTTTTATAATTCACATTATTCAAAAACGTCTTCAAGGGAAATTTTATGAAACTATGTGTTTTAAAGCAAGCTGCAGCTTATAGTGGTTCAAATCTATCTTTtaaggtattttattttatttctttacagtAATGCAGCACTGAAGTTCTGAATGATTTCTTCTGTGTCTTGAATAAGGATGTTCCATAACtgaattttaaataacaaattactGTCAAACATGACACCAAAAATCTAACTTTAGGAAATGGCATATTTTaactatcattattttattttgttgtgttaatctattattattagtatcattattagtagtagtagtagtagtagtagtattgcaGAAATAGTGCCTGTATCCCAATCACTCCTTTCATCTTCCATTGGTGAAACAACAAAATACTCAGCAGGATAATGTTGTGTACTCAGCAGGATAATGTTCCTGATTTTCACCAGAGTGACAAGATCTTGAAATATATGTAAGGGATAATGAACATTCATCCTGTCATTAAATAAAAcccaaaacacaataaaacatttttgtgcattacattatttatttttatttagtgagGCAAATAAAACTATGTCTTAATGTATATTAttggttaaatattttatatagagtAACTGAGCTAGTACAACTTAATCAGTATTGGATCATTATAAAGCAACCATGTAttgaacaaaatgacaaaaagacaaaaagtaaCAGGGTTACAATCCTTGGGGTGGCAATCCTTTCGGCACTACTATATACATCAAGTGATGTTCCTCCTTTACCTGATAATAAGGAGACAAAAGGTCAAACTGTTTAATAAATGGCACATGGATTATTCCTTGCTTTTACGTATGTCAATTCTTTGTGAcagccttttatttttttacacaaaatgtataaaacaaaatgtactcACTGGAAGTCAAAGTTGAAGACATCACATCTACCCAGAACACAGTGCGTTGCTGGGCTACTGTGGCCCTAAGAAATATGTTGAGAAATATTGAAGTGTTtgataatttttataaattatttaagggGTAGTGGGGGGCTTCTAATCTAAAATTAACAACAGTATTAGCATACAAACTACTTTTTTTGCACAAACTTACAAATTACATTATTAGCACAGTCATGTAGTATGaatttgagtttttgtttttgttcactcTTACTTGAAGATCACATTTTTAGCTGTAGCTGGTGGAATCCAGGTATATACAGTGGAGTTGTTTTTTATGTTGGTGTTGGCATGGGTGATTGCACCTTGCTGGTTTCCTGAACACTAGGGAACATAAGTGTACAACCTTCACTAACTACAATTACCAAATTTAAAACACTTGTTGGTATACCAAATAACATTTCTGAATGTTTAGTTATACAACCCAGAAAAAAAGGAGGGGGTTTATCTTGTAAAATGAATAGCTATGTAGTCTCTGATTGGAGTTTCCATAATTAGTCCACTTAGTGTTAACTGTGGTAACTAtgaaaataacttacatttttgtaACGGGTGcagtttgacatttttaaattatttaaatgggtTCTGTTTCATTTGAATCATATCTTatcataatacataatatatcaGATATAGCAATTGCAGTACAATAGAAGCATAATCTTTAACTTTACACACTCCAAAGCCTTACCGCTAAGAACTTTGTGTTAGTTGGAGGTGTCTGCCAGGTTCCTATTGCTTTTGAGTCGGATCCAGAGCGAGCCTCAAGGAGAACACCACTATAGTCTGGACCTTTGATTACAActgacaaacaacaaataaacaaccATTAAAACCAGAGATGCTATCACCACTGTCCTCATTTCAGGTGATAtacatgcattaaattaaaaacaaggaaaaacagaccaaaacaaaataaaacaaaaaagtaatctCCAAGTTTTGTTTCCAAATAGATTTATGgacaacacattttaaattcttgATTGAGAGGATTTTCCATATTTTAACACTTCCTTGGTAtgcagttattaattacataacaGTATAGCAAGACTTTGGATTCAGACATGCagatcttgcaaaaaaaaaaaaaaaaatgaatcaatttaCAAAATGTAGCTTCTAAAACAGTGACCCCATCATATTTGCTTTATCCAAATTGTCCCATACCTGTAATAGGTTTGCCAGTctgaaaagttgtgctgcttgGATGGATGGTGTATGGAGCAGGGTTTGGCTTGGGCTGTACTCCTCCATGCCTGGGCATCATATCCACACAAGCAGAAGTTGGTGCCCCACTTGGATAGGACAGAACAGATGTCAAAACTTGTAATATGACAAGCCCAAAAAACACAGCATCCATGATTCCTGAAAAAGGCTTTTTCAACAGCTCATTTGCAATAATACAGTGCCACACAGCTAATTTATACACACTTTCCCAAATCACGGGGTGGACAATCGACTTTTGAAAGGCACTTTTGCTGAGTCacaattgcataaaaaaattgcCATTTCATGCCAGCACAATGCATTAAGTATTCATATAGTGTCAGGTGGTATGGTTTTCAAAAAGGAAAATGTGAATGTGAAGTTTCAGTCATTGATCTGGACAAAGAAACAAAGCAATCTTCTGTTAGGAAGGAAATGAGCAtggaaaatgtacattttcccTGCTCAATTTATTATCTTTCCTTGTGTTTGGGTGGTGGCATATGAGATTGGGTCTTTGTTAAACAGCCTTTTTTATGCTTTGTGtaacataatttataaaacattaaatggtAAAGCCtaagttgttattttattttatttatcagattttatttttttattttttatcagtaaaTGTACACAAACTACAGTGATCTCAAAAAGTATCTTGAGGCTTAAGCAAAGACtagcaataattttttttcaaatccaaataaatgaatagataaatTGAATCGCATCAtcatttaaaccttaaaaaaatacatgttttttttacatcCTGAGAGTCACTGTTGTTGTAGAGAGTACATGTTTTGCTTTGATTGCTTTTTgttcttcctttctctctttttcacagGATTGGATCAGGCCAAAGTGATTTCCAACTATGACTGTTGAGAGTGGAACCAAAGAGCAGAATCTGAATGCAGAGTCTCATGCTTGACATGTGACACACAGCAGGCACAATACCACTATATAACTGATATAGGTGTATGTCcttactgaaaaaacaaaacaaagccatCACAGAAACTTTTTATAGTTTTCACAACAAATAACCATTACGTACATTACAAACCATCatcttttaaccattaaaactattaaaaaaaaatatatatagtgcgTTTTGGGTCATATTCCATAaggatttattgattttaacaaGCCACCTATAAACGCAAGCAATTACCAGTAAAGACCAACAGGGTCCATTAAAGTTTCCTGTAAAATCAAAACAAGTCCCATTACaaccagtaaaaccattaaaatatttGGAACGGtgtctattgtttttatttttttatttttatttatatagttttattattattatcacttttttttttatactcccAAAATCTATcatgaaatatcttgattctcaaatatgtggaagtatgcattttgcacctttatagattatgCTAGTTGATCTAAAATGGGCGATGGGCAAAGAAGCCTTATAGGGTAATTTTTAACTTCCCA belongs to Carassius auratus strain Wakin unplaced genomic scaffold, ASM336829v1 scaf_tig00215316, whole genome shotgun sequence and includes:
- the LOC113094292 gene encoding putative defense protein 3, which codes for MDAVFFGLVILQVLTSVLSYPSGAPTSACVDMMPRHGGVQPKPNPAPYTIHPSSTTFQTGKPITVVIKGPDYSGVLLEARSGSDSKAIGTWQTPPTNTKFLACSGNQQGAITHANTNIKNNSTVYTWIPPATAKNVIFKATVAQQRTVFWVDVMSSTLTSSKGGTSLDVYSSAERIATPRIVTLLLFVFLSFCSIHGCFIMIQY